A DNA window from Janibacter sp. A1S7 contains the following coding sequences:
- a CDS encoding UTP--glucose-1-phosphate uridylyltransferase, protein MRVEGRDEAVRRMTERGIDARAIAVFEDYWQQLAEGAQGTIPESTIEPLVDVPELAAIEVDDDERRAALAKVAVVKLNGGLGTSMGMSGPKSTLVARDGLSFLDIIARQLMGLEERHGSRPPLVLMNTPRTREESLAVLERYPQLAQQDLPLDFLQSMEPKLDAETLAPVSWPQDPSLEWCPPGHGDVYVSLAASGLLTQMREAGYRYAFISNADNLGATCDPDIAAWLLAEGIPFAAEVAERTLNDRKGGHVAVRRSDGRIILRESAMVSDDEQDLFQDTGRHGWFNTNNLWVGLDDLDELMRERDGVLGLPIIVNRKTVDPRRKDSTKVIQVESAMGTAVEAFEGSVALRVPRTRFRPVKTTNELLLLRSDVFELDEQSRVVSRIEHAEPRVSLDGNYTFVADFDERFPHGPPSLRECTSFGVEGDVTFGEDVAAVGDVEVVAAEPARVADGTRLTGRAVLSTG, encoded by the coding sequence ATGCGAGTAGAGGGACGTGACGAGGCCGTACGCAGGATGACCGAACGCGGGATCGATGCTCGGGCGATCGCCGTCTTCGAGGACTACTGGCAGCAGCTGGCCGAGGGGGCGCAGGGCACCATCCCCGAGTCCACGATCGAGCCGCTCGTCGACGTGCCGGAGCTCGCCGCCATCGAGGTCGACGACGACGAGCGTCGTGCGGCCCTGGCGAAGGTCGCCGTGGTCAAGCTCAACGGTGGGCTCGGCACCAGCATGGGGATGTCCGGCCCGAAGTCGACGCTCGTCGCCCGCGACGGGCTGTCCTTCCTCGACATCATCGCCCGCCAGCTGATGGGACTGGAGGAGCGCCACGGCTCCCGGCCGCCGCTGGTGCTGATGAACACCCCCCGCACGCGCGAGGAGTCGCTGGCCGTCCTCGAGCGCTACCCGCAGCTGGCGCAGCAGGACCTGCCCCTGGACTTCCTGCAGAGCATGGAGCCCAAGCTCGACGCCGAGACCCTCGCCCCCGTCTCCTGGCCGCAGGACCCGAGCCTGGAGTGGTGCCCGCCCGGCCACGGGGATGTCTACGTCTCGCTCGCCGCCTCCGGGCTGCTGACGCAGATGCGCGAGGCCGGGTACCGCTATGCCTTCATCTCCAACGCCGACAACCTCGGCGCCACCTGCGACCCCGACATCGCGGCCTGGCTGCTCGCGGAGGGCATCCCCTTCGCCGCCGAGGTCGCCGAGCGGACCCTCAACGACCGCAAGGGTGGGCACGTGGCCGTGCGCAGGTCCGACGGACGGATCATCCTGCGTGAGTCGGCGATGGTGTCCGACGACGAGCAGGACCTGTTCCAGGACACCGGCCGCCACGGGTGGTTCAACACCAACAACCTGTGGGTGGGGTTGGACGATCTCGACGAGCTGATGCGCGAGCGCGACGGCGTGCTCGGGCTGCCGATCATCGTCAACCGCAAGACCGTCGATCCGCGCCGCAAGGACAGCACGAAGGTGATCCAGGTCGAGTCGGCGATGGGGACGGCCGTCGAGGCCTTCGAGGGGAGTGTCGCGCTGCGGGTGCCGCGCACCCGGTTCCGTCCGGTGAAGACGACCAACGAGTTGCTGCTCCTGCGCTCGGACGTCTTCGAGCTCGACGAGCAGTCACGGGTGGTCTCCCGGATCGAGCACGCCGAGCCGAGGGTGTCCCTCGACGGCAACTACACGTTCGTCGCCGACTTCGACGAGCGCTTCCCGCACGGTCCGCCCTCGCTGCGGGAGTGCACCTCCTTCGGTGTCGAGGGGGACGTGACCTTCGGCGAGGACGTCGCGGCAGTCGGTGACGTCGAGGTCGTGGCGGCCGAGCCGGCGCGCGTCGCCGACGGCACCCGCCTGACCGGTCGGGCGGTACTGTCCACCGGGTGA
- a CDS encoding penicillin acylase family protein, giving the protein MTTTTTRRLRRALIGLLALVVVVAVVLTVVVIGQGRRPLPQTSGTIEIPGLDGEVEVLRDERGVPHIYADTMGDLMRAQGYVQAQDRFFEMDLRRHITAGRLAELVGEPGVETDRVIRTMGWRRVAEQELAMLDPDTRRALGSFADGVNSWLEDKGSTSAMALEYTVLGLSLPTYRVENWTPVDSLAWLKAMAWDLRGNYTGELTRAALDGTVATSMLDELYPTYPTDRHPPILSGTEWRPSRKGVNPPSSSSSPSERPATTPQVRSALTDTAAAIESIPALLGKGQGIGSNSWVVSGERSTTGKPLLANDPHLGVSMPGIWYQMGLHCREITDGCPVDVSGYTFAGIPGVVIGHNQSIAWGFTNLGPDVTDFYLEEISEGRYLRDGELEPLETRTETITVAGGEDVEITVRSTGHGPILSDVVPSAAAAGRDVEVEGRAASSYAVSLAWTALTPSTTADAILELNSATNFDQFRAAAKDFAVPSQNLVYADTEGNIGYQAPGKVPIRKGLGTNPPGWLPAPGWDSDYDWQGYVPFADLPWVLNPKDGYIVTANQQVTASRKPFLTTEWDMGYRSRRIGDLLTSEEKVSPKKMARIQLDTHNGLAETLVPALLEVEVDDFTRDGQDLLRTWDESQHARGGHNAATAAYFNSVWRQIVQITFNDDLPADLQAAGSSQYWLAIEGLLENPSSPWWDDRTTPGVIESRDEVLRQALVDARLELTRSMGKNPERWNWGELHGVTFVHQVLGGEDVPGPVRSLVNAGPYPVGGSSSTVNATSWDASEGFAVTAAPSMRMIVDLGDLDNSRWVNQTGNSGHPFSSHYDDQIEPWLEGRTFAWPASREAVVESTADTLTLAPEAD; this is encoded by the coding sequence GTGACCACGACCACCACCCGCAGGCTCAGGCGCGCCCTGATCGGTCTCCTCGCCCTCGTGGTCGTCGTGGCCGTCGTGCTCACGGTCGTCGTCATCGGCCAGGGGCGCCGCCCGCTCCCGCAGACCAGCGGGACCATCGAGATCCCGGGCCTGGACGGCGAGGTCGAGGTGCTGCGTGACGAGCGCGGCGTGCCGCACATCTATGCCGACACCATGGGTGACCTCATGCGCGCGCAGGGATACGTGCAGGCACAGGACCGCTTCTTCGAGATGGACCTGCGTCGCCACATCACCGCCGGCCGCCTGGCCGAGCTCGTCGGCGAGCCGGGTGTCGAGACCGACAGGGTCATCCGCACCATGGGCTGGCGCCGCGTCGCCGAGCAGGAGCTGGCCATGCTGGACCCGGACACCCGGCGGGCCCTGGGCTCCTTCGCCGACGGCGTCAACAGCTGGCTGGAGGACAAGGGCTCGACCTCCGCCATGGCGCTGGAGTACACGGTCCTGGGTCTGTCCCTCCCGACGTACCGGGTCGAGAACTGGACGCCGGTCGACTCCCTGGCCTGGCTCAAGGCGATGGCCTGGGACCTGCGGGGCAACTACACCGGTGAGCTCACCCGCGCGGCCCTCGACGGCACGGTCGCCACGTCGATGCTCGACGAGCTCTACCCGACGTACCCGACGGACCGCCATCCGCCGATCCTCTCCGGCACGGAGTGGCGCCCCAGCAGGAAGGGGGTGAACCCCCCTTCGTCCTCGTCGTCGCCGTCCGAACGGCCGGCCACGACACCGCAGGTGCGCTCGGCCCTGACCGACACCGCGGCGGCGATCGAGAGCATCCCCGCGCTGCTGGGCAAGGGGCAGGGGATCGGCTCCAACTCCTGGGTGGTCAGCGGCGAGCGCTCGACGACCGGCAAGCCGCTGCTGGCCAACGACCCGCACCTCGGGGTGAGCATGCCGGGCATCTGGTACCAGATGGGCCTGCACTGCCGGGAGATCACGGACGGGTGCCCGGTCGACGTCTCCGGGTACACCTTCGCCGGGATCCCGGGGGTCGTCATCGGTCACAACCAGTCCATCGCATGGGGGTTCACCAACCTCGGCCCGGACGTCACCGACTTCTACCTCGAGGAGATCTCGGAGGGCCGCTACCTGCGTGACGGGGAGCTGGAGCCGCTGGAGACCCGTACCGAGACGATCACGGTGGCCGGCGGCGAGGACGTGGAGATCACCGTCCGCTCCACGGGGCACGGACCGATCCTGTCCGACGTCGTCCCTTCCGCCGCGGCCGCCGGGCGGGACGTCGAGGTGGAGGGCCGGGCCGCGAGCAGCTATGCCGTCTCCCTCGCGTGGACCGCGCTGACCCCGAGCACCACCGCCGACGCGATCCTCGAGCTCAACTCCGCGACGAACTTCGACCAGTTCCGGGCCGCCGCGAAGGACTTCGCCGTCCCCAGCCAGAACCTCGTCTACGCCGACACGGAGGGCAACATCGGCTACCAGGCGCCGGGGAAGGTGCCCATCCGCAAGGGCCTCGGGACCAACCCGCCCGGCTGGCTACCCGCCCCGGGCTGGGACTCCGACTACGACTGGCAGGGGTACGTCCCCTTCGCGGACCTGCCGTGGGTGCTCAACCCGAAGGACGGCTACATCGTCACCGCCAACCAGCAGGTCACGGCCAGCCGCAAGCCCTTCCTGACCACCGAGTGGGACATGGGCTACCGCTCCCGACGCATCGGTGATCTCCTCACCAGCGAGGAGAAGGTCTCGCCGAAGAAGATGGCCCGCATCCAGCTCGACACCCACAACGGGCTCGCCGAGACGCTCGTCCCGGCCCTGCTGGAGGTCGAGGTCGACGACTTCACCCGTGACGGGCAGGACCTGCTGCGCACGTGGGACGAGAGCCAGCACGCCCGGGGCGGGCACAACGCCGCGACCGCCGCGTACTTCAACTCGGTGTGGCGCCAGATCGTGCAGATCACCTTCAACGACGACCTGCCCGCGGACCTGCAGGCTGCCGGCAGCTCCCAGTACTGGTTGGCGATCGAGGGCCTGCTCGAGAACCCCAGCAGCCCGTGGTGGGACGACCGCACGACCCCCGGCGTCATCGAGAGCCGCGACGAGGTGCTGCGGCAGGCGCTCGTCGACGCGCGTCTGGAGCTGACCCGCTCGATGGGCAAGAACCCCGAGAGGTGGAACTGGGGGGAGCTGCACGGGGTCACCTTCGTCCACCAGGTCCTCGGCGGTGAGGACGTCCCCGGCCCGGTCCGCTCGCTGGTCAACGCCGGGCCCTACCCGGTCGGCGGCAGTTCGTCGACGGTCAACGCGACCTCGTGGGACGCCTCCGAGGGCTTCGCGGTCACGGCCGCCCCGTCGATGCGGATGATCGTCGACCTCGGCGACCTCGACAACTCGCGCTGGGTGAACCAGACCGGCAACTCCGGCCACCCCTTCAGCAGCCACTACGACGACCAGATCGAGCCCTGGCTCGAGGGGCGCACCTTCGCGTGGCCGGCCAGCCGCGAGGCGGTCGTCGAGTCGACGGCGGACACCCTGACGCTCGCACCGGAGGCGGACTGA
- a CDS encoding MscL family protein, translated as MKGFKEFLLRGNLVEIAVGLVIATSFATVVAAFTKLLLAVIAKVIGANPNFDDFTPAGLPVGEFVTASVAFLILAAVVYFGVIKPYTHLRERFAMTEEEEAVEESVILLREIRDSLRTERA; from the coding sequence ATGAAGGGCTTCAAGGAGTTCCTGCTCCGCGGCAACCTCGTCGAGATCGCCGTCGGTCTGGTCATCGCCACCTCGTTCGCCACCGTCGTCGCAGCCTTCACCAAGTTGCTGCTCGCGGTCATCGCCAAGGTCATCGGCGCCAACCCCAACTTCGACGACTTCACGCCTGCCGGCCTGCCGGTCGGCGAGTTCGTCACCGCGAGCGTGGCGTTCCTCATCCTCGCCGCCGTCGTGTACTTCGGTGTCATCAAGCCCTACACCCACCTGCGTGAGCGCTTCGCCATGACCGAGGAGGAGGAGGCGGTCGAGGAGTCCGTGATCCTGCTTCGCGAGATCCGTGACTCGCTGCGCACCGAGCGCGCCTGA
- a CDS encoding 5-formyltetrahydrofolate cyclo-ligase, which translates to MDRAGQTKGQARRRLRAHRRRLAGSRDLGADAEAIAAAVTGATPFASGTVLSYESLPHEPPTTALNAALRRAGHRVLVPITLPDRRLEWCDLGDPERTPLGIDTPAAADGAIVPALAVDTSGTRLGQGGGCYDRVLPMLPAGTPVLVLLHPGEHTRETLPRDPHDVPVTTVVTATGIAEASAPLRA; encoded by the coding sequence ATGGACCGCGCCGGGCAGACGAAGGGGCAGGCCCGCCGCCGCCTGCGCGCGCACCGGCGGCGACTGGCCGGCTCCCGTGATCTCGGTGCCGACGCCGAGGCGATCGCGGCGGCGGTCACGGGGGCCACCCCCTTCGCGTCCGGGACCGTCCTGTCCTACGAGTCCCTCCCCCACGAGCCACCGACGACGGCTCTCAACGCGGCCCTGCGCAGGGCCGGCCACCGCGTGCTCGTCCCGATCACGCTGCCGGACCGGCGGCTGGAGTGGTGCGACCTGGGTGACCCCGAGCGCACCCCGCTGGGCATCGACACCCCTGCCGCCGCCGACGGTGCCATAGTCCCGGCGCTGGCCGTCGACACCAGCGGCACGCGGCTGGGACAGGGTGGCGGTTGCTACGACCGGGTGCTGCCGATGCTCCCCGCCGGCACGCCCGTACTCGTCCTGCTCCACCCCGGCGAGCACACGCGCGAGACGCTTCCGCGCGATCCGCACGACGTCCCGGTGACCACCGTGGTCACCGCCACCGGGATCGCCGAGGCGAGCGCCCCCCTTCGTGCCTGA
- a CDS encoding GNAT family N-acetyltransferase — MTRRSVVLTGTTPPGEQVTLRPLRRGDRRDFVDLRSRNALWLAPWDPTVPPGGRPRRDLGRDFPGYVRGLAREARAGTGLSLAILVEGELVGMVAASSIVEGALRSGSIGYWVGREVAGRWIAPTAVAMLGDHLMDPTGRALHRIQVEIVPENSASLAVVAKLGMREEGTKRAYLHIGGRWRDHRSFAVVAEEVGVGGLAARLSHRYQQSQARHTE; from the coding sequence GTGACCCGCCGATCCGTCGTCCTCACCGGGACCACTCCCCCGGGGGAGCAGGTGACCCTGCGCCCCTTGCGAAGGGGGGATCGCCGCGACTTCGTCGACCTGCGCTCGCGCAATGCCCTCTGGCTGGCGCCGTGGGACCCGACGGTCCCGCCCGGCGGTCGGCCGCGCCGGGACCTCGGGCGCGACTTCCCCGGCTACGTGCGGGGGCTAGCCCGGGAGGCCAGAGCGGGGACGGGACTGAGCCTGGCGATCCTCGTCGAGGGTGAACTCGTCGGGATGGTCGCGGCCAGCAGCATCGTCGAGGGTGCCCTGCGCTCGGGCAGCATCGGCTACTGGGTCGGACGGGAGGTCGCCGGGCGCTGGATCGCCCCGACCGCGGTGGCGATGCTGGGCGACCATCTCATGGACCCGACGGGCCGTGCGCTGCACCGGATCCAGGTCGAGATCGTCCCCGAGAACAGCGCCAGCCTGGCTGTCGTGGCCAAGCTCGGCATGCGTGAGGAGGGCACCAAGCGGGCCTACCTGCACATCGGGGGCCGCTGGCGTGATCACCGGTCCTTCGCCGTCGTGGCCGAGGAGGTCGGGGTCGGGGGACTGGCAGCACGTCTGTCACACAGATATCAGCAGTCACAAGCGCGACACACCGAGTAG